One genomic region from Methanobacterium sp. encodes:
- a CDS encoding isocitrate/isopropylmalate family dehydrogenase, translating to MYKIAVIPGDGIGKEVMEAALHVLDALDVEFDYTFADAGDEYEAASGVALPQETIDIVKNSRACLFGAAGESAADVIVKLRQELDLYVNLRPVKSYPGTKSIYDDLDFVIVRENTEGLYIGIEEETEDGATALRVITRKASERICKFAFDYAKKTGRNKVTAVHKANVLKKTDGLFRDTFYKIAEDYGDIETDDRYVDATAMFFITNPHMFDVIVTTNLFGDILSDEGAGLVGGLGLIPSANIGENHGLFEPVHGSAPRHAGKGTANPSAMILSAVLMLDYIEEHEAARSVENALIKVLSEGKVVTQDLGGNASTMEMAREVRNKIEGK from the coding sequence ATGCGCTTGACGTTGAATTTGATTACACATTTGCAGATGCAGGAGATGAATACGAAGCAGCATCTGGAGTTGCATTACCTCAGGAAACAATTGATATAGTTAAAAATTCGCGGGCATGCTTATTTGGGGCTGCAGGAGAATCAGCAGCGGATGTCATCGTTAAATTAAGACAGGAATTGGATCTTTATGTTAATTTAAGGCCAGTAAAATCATATCCGGGCACTAAAAGTATTTATGATGATTTAGATTTTGTAATCGTAAGGGAAAATACTGAAGGTCTCTACATTGGTATTGAAGAAGAGACAGAAGATGGAGCAACAGCTTTAAGGGTCATAACCAGAAAAGCATCTGAGAGAATCTGTAAATTTGCCTTTGATTACGCTAAAAAAACAGGCAGAAACAAAGTTACAGCAGTTCACAAAGCAAACGTCCTTAAAAAGACTGACGGTCTTTTCAGAGACACTTTTTATAAAATAGCTGAAGATTATGGTGATATTGAAACTGATGATCGTTATGTGGATGCTACAGCAATGTTTTTCATTACAAATCCTCACATGTTCGATGTAATAGTAACCACCAATCTATTTGGTGATATTCTTTCAGATGAAGGTGCAGGACTTGTCGGTGGATTAGGTTTAATTCCTTCTGCAAATATTGGAGAAAATCATGGTTTATTTGAACCAGTACATGGATCTGCACCACGTCATGCGGGCAAGGGCACAGCAAACCCTTCTGCAATGATATTATCTGCAGTATTAATGCTTGATTACATTGAAGAGCATGAAGCCGCCCGTTCTGTTGAAAATGCGTTAATAAAAGTATTAAGCGAAGGTAAAGTCGTAACTCAGGACCTGGGTGGAAATGCTTCCACAATGGAAATGGCTCGTGAAGTACGAAACAAAATAGAAGGTAAATAA
- a CDS encoding cysteine desulfurase: MKNIKNSKIRADIPLLNEIIYLDAASTTPTPEPVINAMLDYYHNFNANTGRGAYKAAVKSTTKFEDARDKIANFINSARNEVIFTKNTTEAISLVANGLDFKKGDSIIVPNIEHHSNFIPWLELKKRGINLKIIKANNFGVIDAADVEKAVDKNTKLITTTHISNSIGSCQPIYEIGDIAERNDILYLIDAAQSAGHMRLDVKETKADFIAFPGHKGFLGPVGTGFLYCKNEIAEHLKPLNLGGGTVSDVTEDDYTLEPIPARFEGGTQNIAGIIGLGAAVGYVKSIGIENIEKYSIELTKYMYERINDIDSTICYGDPENIHGIVAFNIKGMNSHDVAKILDEIKNICVRSGYHCAIPAIKHLGADALGGTVRASVHCYNNKEEIDIFAETVNEIAKFAGV; this comes from the coding sequence ATGAAAAACATTAAAAATAGTAAGATAAGAGCAGATATTCCTTTACTCAACGAAATTATTTATCTGGATGCTGCAAGTACCACTCCTACTCCGGAACCTGTGATAAATGCTATGCTTGATTATTATCATAATTTCAATGCAAATACAGGAAGAGGAGCATATAAAGCAGCGGTTAAATCAACAACAAAGTTTGAAGATGCAAGGGATAAAATAGCGAATTTCATAAATTCTGCTAGAAATGAAGTGATATTCACCAAGAACACCACTGAAGCAATTAGCCTTGTAGCTAATGGTTTAGACTTTAAAAAGGGTGATTCAATAATTGTTCCAAATATAGAGCATCATTCAAACTTTATACCATGGCTTGAATTGAAAAAGAGGGGAATTAATTTAAAAATCATAAAAGCCAATAATTTTGGAGTAATAGATGCGGCAGATGTTGAAAAAGCTGTAGATAAGAATACAAAGCTAATCACCACCACACATATTTCTAATTCTATTGGTTCATGCCAGCCAATATATGAAATAGGTGATATTGCAGAAAGGAATGATATTTTATACTTGATTGACGCTGCCCAATCTGCAGGACACATGAGACTAGATGTTAAAGAAACAAAAGCAGATTTTATTGCATTCCCTGGCCATAAAGGATTTTTAGGGCCTGTTGGAACAGGTTTTTTATACTGTAAAAATGAAATTGCCGAACATCTTAAACCATTGAATCTGGGCGGTGGAACAGTATCGGATGTTACAGAAGACGATTACACTCTTGAACCGATCCCTGCAAGATTTGAAGGAGGAACTCAGAATATTGCAGGTATTATTGGTCTTGGAGCGGCTGTGGGTTATGTTAAAAGTATTGGAATTGAAAATATTGAAAAATACAGCATAGAACTCACAAAATATATGTATGAAAGAATAAATGATATAGACAGCACCATATGTTATGGAGATCCAGAAAATATCCATGGTATTGTTGCTTTTAATATTAAAGGCATGAATTCGCATGATGTTGCAAAAATACTTGATGAAATCAAAAATATTTGTGTTAGAAGTGGATACCATTGCGCAATTCCCGCAATAAAGCATTTAGGTGCGGATGCTTTAGGAGGAACTGTTAGAGCATCAGTTCATTGTTATAATAACAAAGAAGAAATAGATATTTTTGCAGAAACTGTTAATGAAATAGCAAAATTTGCTGGAGTTTAA
- the ribH gene encoding 6,7-dimethyl-8-ribityllumazine synthase, with product MVKVRLGAVVAEFNYDITHMMLELAKEHAKFLDSEVTKVIAVPGVFDMPLAIKKLLEDDEIDAVITLGAVIEGATSHDEIVVQHASRKIADLALEYDKPVALGISGPGMTRLEAHQRVEYGKRAVEAAVKMCERLK from the coding sequence ATGGTAAAAGTCAGATTAGGAGCAGTAGTAGCGGAATTCAATTATGATATTACTCATATGATGCTTGAACTTGCTAAAGAGCATGCAAAATTTCTAGATTCTGAGGTAACAAAAGTTATAGCCGTACCTGGCGTTTTTGATATGCCTCTTGCAATCAAAAAGCTTTTAGAAGATGATGAGATAGACGCTGTTATTACGCTTGGGGCAGTTATTGAAGGTGCCACATCACATGACGAGATTGTTGTACAGCACGCTTCACGTAAAATAGCTGATCTAGCACTTGAATACGATAAACCAGTTGCTTTAGGAATTTCAGGCCCTGGAATGACACGTTTAGAAGCTCATCAACGTGTAGAATATGGAAAACGTGCCGTTGAAGCTGCTGTTAAGATGTGTGAGCGGTTAAAATAG
- a CDS encoding DUF1743 domain-containing protein, whose product MEILTPKDLKDKFKDPWIAPYKKVLTMVDKDLVEIVEYHPCVGGSEWMVYQYERSSNIVKSAKRDGNKHTYLAEVGKSDLNLKASFSAAGIEEVSVEGDEVKVIHAGLAGAGVGAAMCRGMAEGVKRVELYDIGGGSKVGRAAVVTPKLEKIVIGIDDTDTKEEGATWTLANNIGIELSKMGFEYIDHVIVQLYPHNPNKTQNCVSIALVFAIKPGDREKIIEEARKLLKKHTLSGKTAMAILDGINIPEKLREYAEVAKKSMITLEEAEKVAKEMNIQLVEVTGAEGKIGALAALGLYNDIREAVKVYY is encoded by the coding sequence ATGGAAATATTAACTCCAAAAGATCTTAAAGATAAATTTAAAGACCCATGGATAGCTCCTTATAAAAAGGTCCTCACAATGGTTGATAAAGACCTTGTGGAAATTGTGGAGTACCACCCCTGTGTTGGCGGATCAGAATGGATGGTTTACCAGTATGAAAGGTCGAGCAACATTGTAAAAAGCGCGAAAAGAGATGGAAACAAGCATACGTACCTTGCAGAAGTCGGAAAAAGTGATTTAAATCTTAAAGCAAGTTTTTCCGCTGCAGGAATTGAGGAAGTTTCAGTTGAGGGTGATGAAGTCAAAGTTATTCATGCCGGACTCGCCGGTGCCGGAGTAGGGGCAGCAATGTGTCGCGGAATGGCTGAAGGAGTTAAAAGGGTTGAACTTTATGATATAGGGGGCGGATCTAAGGTTGGAAGAGCCGCAGTTGTGACTCCAAAACTTGAAAAGATTGTAATAGGTATTGATGATACTGATACCAAAGAAGAAGGAGCAACATGGACATTAGCCAATAATATAGGTATAGAACTCAGTAAAATGGGATTTGAATACATAGATCATGTTATTGTGCAACTTTACCCCCATAATCCTAATAAAACTCAAAACTGCGTATCTATTGCATTGGTATTTGCTATTAAACCAGGGGATCGTGAAAAAATTATAGAAGAAGCGCGTAAGCTGCTTAAAAAGCATACATTGTCTGGTAAAACAGCAATGGCAATTCTCGATGGAATTAATATTCCAGAAAAACTTAGAGAATATGCTGAAGTCGCTAAAAAATCTATGATTACCCTTGAAGAAGCAGAAAAAGTTGCAAAAGAAATGAATATTCAACTTGTAGAAGTTACAGGGGCGGAAGGAAAGATTGGAGCACTTGCAGCACTTGGGCTCTATAATGACATAAGGGAAGCTGTGAAGGTTTATTATTAG
- a CDS encoding glycosyltransferase codes for MSWVILFFILLVASIKNRESEPKMTVSIVIPAYNEAKTVENVVKAAKSLNYVDEIIVVDDGSSDGTSEAAERAGATVVKHLKNKGKGAALNTGFKKSTGDIVAFIDADLQNLTSKQVENIIMPILNGKADVTKTKFKRKAGRVTELTAKPLLNFFFPELKFEQPLSGQFAAKRSFLNNIKFEKDYGVDVGIVLDADVRGMKIKEVDIGEIEHSMSTLKELNATANEVVRTIVDRAMEYGRVSMMDTLGKYIRMSILGLSLSSLGVFSVFFIKMVPTVAGATLLIVGLIIALYYIIKLIKRSFNIILRPDKKSTSIKSFLYMHFPIIVSALILIAMLATLLGAVHVEEGKISIEPASSNLVIWIDPAKIRTIDVRGPYTVDGALENENSTLRVPIEAMNSLELGYGDVIYIKDKRYNLTQTMPGEDNLLRMPAEVRANFDLNIGDIIRDSNLRNIFKDVYAEKSLSINSNITNFQVKEGIFIKTGNIKGNIVNIYMDNQLVSTTTGKLRNGSYEIYINNVKEKTIYYNSKSTKNTYYAYWGKHTIKIEIGDVANSNVAFADSTEGRFLNLIFKNN; via the coding sequence TTGTCCTGGGTTATTCTATTTTTCATCCTTTTAGTGGCATCTATAAAAAACAGAGAATCAGAGCCAAAAATGACGGTTTCAATTGTAATTCCTGCATATAATGAAGCAAAAACAGTAGAAAATGTAGTTAAAGCAGCGAAAAGCCTGAATTATGTTGACGAGATAATTGTGGTTGATGATGGATCATCTGATGGAACCAGTGAAGCTGCAGAAAGAGCTGGAGCTACTGTCGTAAAACACCTGAAAAATAAAGGAAAAGGTGCAGCTTTAAATACAGGATTTAAAAAATCAACCGGAGATATAGTTGCCTTTATTGATGCTGATTTACAAAATTTAACCTCTAAACAGGTTGAAAATATTATAATGCCTATATTAAATGGAAAAGCCGATGTTACAAAAACTAAATTTAAAAGAAAAGCCGGAAGAGTAACAGAATTAACTGCAAAACCTCTTTTAAACTTCTTTTTCCCTGAATTAAAGTTTGAACAACCTTTAAGCGGACAATTTGCCGCAAAAAGGAGCTTCTTAAATAATATTAAATTTGAAAAAGATTACGGTGTTGACGTTGGAATTGTGCTTGATGCAGATGTCAGGGGGATGAAAATAAAAGAAGTTGACATTGGTGAAATTGAACATTCTATGTCAACACTTAAAGAATTAAATGCCACTGCCAATGAGGTTGTTAGAACAATTGTGGACAGAGCCATGGAATATGGCAGAGTATCCATGATGGATACCCTCGGTAAATATATAAGAATGAGCATTCTTGGCCTCTCACTTTCTTCACTTGGTGTTTTTTCAGTATTTTTCATTAAAATGGTTCCAACAGTTGCCGGAGCAACACTTTTAATTGTTGGACTCATTATAGCTCTTTATTATATCATTAAACTTATTAAACGATCATTTAATATAATTTTAAGGCCGGATAAAAAATCCACATCAATAAAATCGTTTTTATATATGCATTTTCCCATCATTGTGTCTGCATTAATATTAATAGCCATGCTGGCTACACTTTTAGGGGCTGTACATGTAGAAGAAGGTAAAATATCTATAGAACCCGCCTCAAGTAACCTGGTAATATGGATTGATCCTGCAAAAATCAGAACTATTGATGTAAGGGGCCCCTATACCGTAGATGGTGCTCTAGAAAATGAAAATTCAACTTTAAGAGTTCCGATAGAGGCTATGAACTCCCTTGAGTTAGGCTATGGTGATGTAATTTACATAAAGGATAAAAGATACAATTTAACCCAAACCATGCCCGGAGAAGATAACCTGTTGAGAATGCCTGCTGAAGTCAGGGCAAACTTTGATCTAAATATTGGAGATATAATCAGAGATAGTAATTTAAGAAATATCTTTAAAGATGTTTATGCAGAAAAATCTCTGAGCATAAATTCAAATATAACTAATTTCCAGGTGAAAGAAGGAATCTTTATAAAAACAGGCAATATAAAAGGCAACATTGTAAATATATACATGGATAATCAGCTAGTGTCAACAACTACAGGAAAACTAAGAAACGGATCATATGAAATCTATATTAATAATGTTAAGGAAAAAACGATTTATTACAACTCAAAAAGCACTAAAAACACATATTATGCATATTGGGGTAAACACACAATTAAAATTGAAATTGGAGATGTAGCTAATTCAAACGTTGCATTTGCAGACTCTACTGAAGGTAGATTTTTAAATCTAATCTTTAAAAATAATTAA
- the purE gene encoding 5-(carboxyamino)imidazole ribonucleotide mutase, translated as MKPKVMILLGSASDYAIAEKAIDILETLNIPYDVKVASAHRTHEKVKKIVMKATDEGIEVFIGIAGLSAHLPGMIAANTHKPVVGVPVSVKLGGLDALYASAQMPFGAPVATVGIDRGENGAILAAQIIGIHDEDVRKRVSSMRDSFFEKIAVDERNLLEAITGDYYSPLLDIPEEELKNEDLFSEPSSDEIEDLDIAIIAGSYSDIKFAKKATNFLDKMNVNYDFSVISPIRYPKRFEEYLKKVKNAKIFIAITGMSAHVTGAIVAYTEKPVIGVPCSIRLDGTDALLSMVNMPPGVPVGTVGIDNGGNAAILAGEMLGIMNKDIERDIRRFKGNIECNQ; from the coding sequence ATGAAACCAAAAGTTATGATATTACTGGGGAGTGCGTCTGATTATGCTATAGCAGAGAAAGCTATAGACATTTTAGAAACACTTAACATCCCATACGATGTTAAAGTAGCTTCAGCGCATAGAACACACGAGAAAGTGAAAAAAATAGTTATGAAGGCCACCGATGAAGGAATAGAAGTATTTATAGGTATTGCAGGGCTTTCAGCCCATTTACCTGGAATGATAGCTGCAAATACTCATAAACCAGTGGTTGGGGTTCCTGTAAGTGTTAAATTAGGAGGACTAGATGCCCTTTATGCTTCAGCTCAGATGCCATTTGGAGCGCCTGTTGCAACAGTGGGAATTGACCGTGGGGAAAATGGAGCTATACTTGCAGCACAGATTATTGGAATCCACGATGAAGATGTAAGAAAAAGGGTTTCTTCAATGAGAGATTCATTCTTTGAAAAGATAGCTGTAGATGAAAGGAACCTTCTTGAAGCTATAACCGGGGACTATTATTCTCCTCTGCTTGATATTCCAGAAGAAGAGCTTAAAAATGAAGACTTATTCAGTGAACCCTCATCTGATGAAATAGAAGATTTAGATATAGCGATAATTGCAGGAAGTTATTCAGATATAAAATTTGCAAAGAAAGCAACTAACTTTCTTGATAAAATGAATGTAAATTATGATTTCAGCGTTATATCTCCTATAAGGTATCCAAAAAGATTTGAGGAATATTTAAAGAAGGTTAAAAACGCCAAAATTTTTATAGCCATCACTGGAATGTCTGCTCATGTTACAGGAGCCATTGTAGCATACACCGAAAAGCCAGTTATAGGAGTCCCATGTTCAATTAGATTAGATGGAACTGATGCTCTCTTATCAATGGTTAATATGCCTCCAGGAGTTCCTGTTGGAACTGTAGGTATAGATAATGGAGGTAACGCAGCCATACTCGCTGGCGAAATGCTTGGAATTATGAATAAGGATATCGAAAGAGATATTAGAAGATTTAAAGGGAATATCGAGTGTAATCAGTAG
- a CDS encoding UbiD family decarboxylase — protein sequence MREFLKILEEEFNIIRIEDQISAEYEVANILRNHPKDTVIFENIKDSNIKIISGICNTREKIARGISVTVPEITKRIMEATENPIPVENVENIKKNYITQKKPDLGEIPVPTYYKKDGGAYMTAGVVIAKDPETGIRNASIHRMLVNSKNRLGIRIVPRNLYTYYKVAEEMDKPLEVAIAIGMHPATLLATTTSVPITTDELEVANNFHEGNMELIKCEDVDMEVPDAEIIMEGKILPHEREPEGPFVDLTDTYDVVRNEPVIELSKIHYKENPYYHAIMPAGFEHRLLQGLPQEPRIYNAVLNTVPTVQNVVLTEGGCCWLHAAISIKKQTQGDGKNVIMAALAAHPSLKHAIVVDEDVNIFDAEDIEYAIATRVKGDEDIMIVPGARGSSLDPCATLDGTTTKVGVDATKPLDKKEKFERVSFSE from the coding sequence ATGAGAGAATTTTTAAAGATTCTTGAAGAAGAATTTAACATTATAAGGATTGAAGATCAAATATCAGCGGAATATGAAGTTGCAAATATCTTGAGGAATCATCCTAAGGATACAGTAATTTTTGAAAACATAAAAGACAGCAATATTAAGATTATATCTGGAATCTGCAACACCAGAGAAAAAATAGCCCGCGGAATCTCAGTAACAGTGCCAGAAATCACAAAAAGGATAATGGAAGCTACTGAAAATCCAATTCCTGTTGAAAATGTTGAAAACATAAAAAAGAACTATATTACTCAAAAAAAACCTGATTTGGGCGAAATTCCAGTACCAACTTACTACAAAAAAGATGGTGGAGCATATATGACTGCAGGGGTTGTAATAGCAAAGGACCCTGAAACAGGAATAAGAAATGCATCAATTCATAGAATGCTTGTAAACTCAAAAAACAGGCTTGGAATTCGTATAGTTCCTAGAAATCTCTATACTTATTATAAAGTGGCAGAAGAAATGGATAAACCACTTGAAGTGGCGATTGCAATTGGGATGCATCCTGCAACTCTCCTTGCAACAACCACATCAGTCCCAATAACAACAGACGAGCTTGAAGTGGCTAATAATTTCCATGAAGGGAATATGGAGCTTATAAAATGTGAAGATGTTGATATGGAAGTGCCTGATGCAGAAATAATCATGGAAGGTAAGATATTACCCCATGAAAGGGAGCCTGAAGGACCATTTGTAGATTTAACAGATACTTATGATGTTGTAAGGAACGAACCAGTTATAGAACTCAGTAAGATTCATTACAAAGAGAATCCCTATTATCATGCCATAATGCCTGCTGGATTTGAACACAGGCTTTTACAGGGGCTCCCACAGGAGCCAAGGATTTATAATGCAGTCTTGAATACTGTTCCAACAGTTCAAAATGTAGTTTTAACTGAAGGAGGTTGTTGCTGGCTTCATGCAGCAATTTCAATAAAGAAACAAACTCAGGGAGACGGAAAAAACGTTATAATGGCAGCACTTGCTGCACATCCTTCACTAAAACACGCCATTGTTGTTGATGAAGATGTAAACATATTCGATGCTGAAGATATTGAATATGCAATTGCAACAAGAGTTAAAGGCGATGAAGATATCATGATTGTGCCGGGAGCAAGAGGTTCTTCCCTTGATCCGTGCGCAACACTTGATGGTACAACAACTAAGGTTGGAGTGGATGCCACTAAGCCTCTGGATAAAAAAGAGAAGTTTGAAAGGGTTAGCTTTTCTGAGTAA